The DNA segment cacctcttctttcactccctcgtttatcccttcccttacaactcggttcaggtgtccaacgatatacgggacagatactgcgcaatttcctttcccccaaaactaatttttaCATTTATTAttacgcctttcctttcgtgaaaatgaacggccttttcaaagttgtcaacgccaatgaactatgaacgccgtcggctggctagttttgtttggtttttgaggaaaggaaatgacacagtaacagtctcacatatctcggtggacacccgaaccgcgccgtaaaggaagcgataaaggagggagggaaagaaaaaagagaaaactgaaaattgaaagttggattttgaggaaaggcatggcgctgcgcagcggcggaacacctgtggctcggtgctactagtggcgcatgctcagtagtgactagggagcgagaaagagagaaatatgcgcggtgaaccgcgcgttgtgacgttatgtgcttcctcggagcatcgccacggcgaaatagcaagtttgcggccagtaaagccttcactttaaaaccccatttgattgccttccgcactttggatatgcagcgcgtccaccctgcctctgtggcaggttgcagttgatgatcgcgagaggttgatcacccaatgaacgctgcggcctattactgcagtgccgcgtgtccaCCACGAAGTTATCAGTGCTAATGTAttcagagacccgccgcggtgactcagtggttagggcgctcagctactgctccggagttcgcgggttcgaacccgaccgtggcggctgagtttttactgaggcaaaacgctaaggcgccaatgggctgtgcgatgtcagtgcatgctaaagatccccaggtggtcgaaaatattccggagccctccactacggcatctctttcttcctttcttcttcactcccacccttatcccttcccttacagcgcggttcaggtgttcaacgatatatgagacagatactgcgctatttcctttacccaaaaaccatttataattaatgtatgcagcccacatgtctTCACCATCGTCACGTAACTCGAAGGGCGagtgaagcgtccactgacccggggagccagtttacgcacttccttaagcgtctagaacggtgtccacgtcaatgaacacattgaacgccgacagcttttgccTTGTATATCCTCGATTAACGCAGCTAATTCCGATTCAATTTATTTTCGAAATGGCCCATGTGTTGCCTCCCTCGTAATATGCTCTTTTCACGGCGCACTACATTCTTGATGAAGCACCAAGCTTGCGTCTCAATCTTGGCGGCCTAGGTTTCGCAAGGAACTGATGAGAATGCTCATAGATCACACTCGAAGTACTTGATTGCGTGGCTGTATTAAACTGACTGCCACTCGGACTGGATTATACTGAGCGAGGATTCGCTGTGCGTACAGAGATGTGGGTACAAATTTAGCCAGTTGTGCGCTTTAAAGATTAGTCTGCACTGTGCGCTCTTGTGGGTGCGTTTATGTAGTAGATTTTAAGCCGAGAAGCCccttaccgaacacaaagttATCCGGCCGGAAGAGTTGTCCAAACTGTCCCGATCGGACGGCGtccatggttcccggctccaagtcaaccaggatggcccgaggcacgtatttaccttctgaaacaaaaaataagtatcacttagcggcaacaaagataccgtgtagttattacaagtacctgcgtcacaacaaagccagttaaagaaaggaaatggagcgCACCAACTGTAGGTGTCATAGCAAATAAAAGCGGCACTACTAGGCCCTTCCGCCACCTCCCGGCCTTTAAACAGATGATCCagttatatttaataataaaatatttaaatatctttcagcagaaaaacagaaggtgaaatgtTGATAGATAAATTGAGATGGATCAAAATGATGTCACTACATTAACGTCCTGTTGCGACTCCTGTTTCGATTCTGTTCCGTATTACTAAACAAACGGTGTCCTATATGGGATTAACATTCCGAATTCTGTACATGGGCTGTCATCAACGCAGTAGTGCCGGCCTCTGGATAAATTTGCACCACCTCGGGTTACTTTACGCGCAATAagatcgcagaacacacggctctttatggtctcgcctccatagaaatgcgtccgccgaatcatggatgtcatgatcgagtcccttccaaatgaagcacagcggcGGTATTAGCATACATAGAGTTAAAAACtccttacaaactcactgcagcaagaggaaacgtagtagaggggagacgtactatgtcctcgtcaaacctgacgagggaattcagaaccagcgttcgaaccccaccgcggcggctgcgtttttatggaggaaaaacgctaaggcgcccgtgtgctgtgcgatgtcagtgcccgttaaagatccccaggtggccgaaatttttccggagccctccactacggcacctctcttcctttcttctttcactcccacctttatccgttcccttgcggcgcggttcaagtgtccgccgatatatgagaccgacactgcgccatttccttcccccaaaaccaattatgatgattattattattattattccaaactcattcgcgttgtgaacattcattgcctatgagaaaaaaggctttggtcaagaaccTTCAATCTAATCCCTGCGGGACTTGTGGCAATGCAACCTCAAAAGCTGCAATGGCCTAGCATaacatgccgcaagcagaagaggtcaCTAGGCGTTGCACTTTGACCTGACTAGATGTGCGCGATCGGTTGTAGAATTTAAAGCTTGAAGAGCAAAGGCCTGCCGTTGAAGAAGCTCCATTGACAGGCCAGATATCAGCTTAACAGCACAAACAGCGCTATTAAGGCAGGAGCGAGAATAAGGGACAACCATACACACAGCGTTCGGTTTTGTCTTTCGCTTGCTGTTTCTGTTGAAGTCATGTGCCAAACGGCCCGGAAAATTTCCCTAATGCTTAGCAGTGCGAAACAGCCGCAAGGCAAGATAAACTCGACGGGGAAGCTTcaaagtgaaattatcaaccgaaATACAGCCAGACGCGAACCGGAGGCctcattgtagtagacattgatgcgctccaactggaggtccgaatcaccatggtacgccccgctcggatcgatgccatgctcatcggaaatcacctcccaaaactgcagacgggaaaaGATTTCAGTAATTAGAGTGGCGTCACATCGCGCAGTGGCGGCAGTCAAATCATATTTAGAGGCTGTAattcacagcgaaagcaacatATAACTGCTACAGTTCCACTTGTCAACTGGTTTTTGTAGTCAACTCGTCAACTGCCATCGATTCTCACCCGCCATGTGTCTTGCTGATGGCGGGAAAACCGGAAGGGCCTAAGATCGCTTGAGGCTTTTGGATTGCATCATACGCGAAAACTAGGTCgcgcgaaaaaaaattccggcaaagaatcttcgccgatcgctttgcggcagtcatttgccataaaactgttccatgtcacctcaccgccaagaccgattgtctcgaattttttacAACCGGGAATAAAGTCTGAGCTATATGCCATAACACAACAATATCTCAACGCTCTCAAAGCGCGAGCAGTAATTAAAAGGTCAGAGCGAAAGGAGTGGTCAAGAACAAGAGCCTTCGATGAGCATTAGCTAGGGCTCAACATTGTCCAACGCAAAAAGGCCACAACTTAGAACGAAAGCAGTACGTCTGCTAAAAGCCGCGACTGCTTTACAGGCAACTGCTTTCGCCCGTATCCTGAAACGAGATTCTAGTACGTGGCGTTTAGGACGCAACGTAATCACCCACGTAAAAAGCGCCGGGACCGGCACTGGGACCGAAAGGCAACCGCGATCCCCTGAGCCGTGAAATAACCCGCGAGGTGGTAGAGGTGGCTTACCTTCGCCCCAATCTGgttgccacactggcctgtctgaatgtggactatctcgcgcatgttcgatgccactccgagactaagctgtcaagatgccgactgcctgcccgggtcaagggtccacgtatttgtagccttgcgccgcatcaacgctcacttcttcctcaactcTGTTCCTATGTGCACGCGTGTCAACTCAATAGCGCATAAAGTAGTGCCGCAGCCTGTTCCTGCCATGGTAAATGCGTTTCAGAGCTTATATATAAGGCCTTCAGTTCACGTACAGGATGCCGTGTAAAGGATATGCGCCGTACAACGCGAACTATTTTTCGTTTCGCAAAGCTTCCGGCACAACGGGGTTCTCTCAACTGGCTCCAGGGGCGAACTCGGCCTCTTCTACTTTCTTTTCTCAGTGCTCGAAGTTGATTTCGCTCGCAAGAACTAATGTGCATTCTGCAGCATAATCTTTTCACTTTTCTAGCCTTTCGATTTGTGCGCGTGCGGTCGGTTCTAAAGTTTGAATGTTACCGACCGATTGGAAAACTTtacttcgtcatcatcatcagcagcagcagcagcctgactgtagcCCCAAGAGGTTAGGGACCTGAGTCCAGGGCCTCATTATCTGTTCCAATCGGGGTTGCCTGGTCGATCAGTCTGCGCTGGTCATCCTGGTTTGAGCTCTCGAAACAGTGGCTTCCCATTGGGAGCAAGGGGTTGGGTGTGGTATGGGAGGTTGGGTTGGGGGTTTGGgtgggtcattatcatcatcgtcgtcatcagcccgactacgctcactgcaggagaaaggcttctcccatggctctccaattattcctgtcctttgccagcggcgcccaccttatgcctgcaaacttcttaatctcatccgcccacctaaccttctgccaaacgttgccaggttcagattgggtggctatgcgccaatatatgcctggtgaacagcaagcgattaacacagacaatttgcgcagaaattgtTCATCCGGGCAGTGATTTTACTAGGTGTAATGttcgatacttttgatggatcatgcaattctttagtaaatgtggattcacaatacgggcctcttgccgttccttggtccgggcggagttctgctttcggtgcgttaggCATGCACACTGCCCGCGGACAACTGCctgatgttggtgaacgtagcacggcgacaggccgtgcgtatgcctaatccacttacagccgcttgctccgacctccagcatcacaggtgctgataacaggattagacatgcgcatcacctttcactgtgcgacgttcaccaacatggcagccaaggatccggggtccgccgtcagaaaaaaggatatcggaatttctgctggaacccctggtgcgcagataaccggggccaatgtaccctgtccactcactcccccaccgtgggtacgtaccattcaaccagaggccaaaatcatcatcatcatcaaccggggCCAGGCCAGATACGGGCCAGGCGCGAACTTAACGAACTGAAAGTAGAAAGTCACGCGAAGCCTGTTTCGAGACACAAAAACTGGTCTCCAGATTTTCGTTTTAGTAATTGtcgagtttaacgtctcgaaccgacacatggggtatgaggaacaccgtagtggagagctggAGAATAATTTAGCCCAAATGGGGATCTTAACATGCGCCACATGTCACTGCAGCacacgggtatttttgtattacgcttccatcgaaatatggccgccgcggcaggaatcgaactggcgaccttggtatcagcagacgacagccaaaggcactgcggcgtctccgatatggggttcatcgtgtaaacagaccttaacataacgtaagaggaacaaaattggagccttcctcaatagccatggatatccgcatacctagtgtacagaattaagcgaaaaatggttgcatttgcgccttccccgtgctgtgcatcaaaacaggtgtttaaaataacttcctgtgaattaaacatcaggccCCAGCAGCAAACCAGACAATTCCTTACCAGCATTTGTAACGGTGGCAAGCTGAGTGCGATTTGGTACGGGCCTCCTTACGTTCGAAATTGTTCATTAACTGGATTAAATATCCTGAGTATTTTTTTGTGACAACACGACTGTGACCCCTCTCTCGCGAAATTCAGTAcatacaattttaacagcttttcagagtatgttgcacagcttgcgcATTGCTTCCCGGGTTAAGGCTTCCAAGGTGCCGCAGTATCGAGCAGGCGTTTCCATTACGCTCGTCCAACCAGGATCTGTTGTAACGATACTCACGAattgtaaaaacgaagtgagtacacaaaaagagacgcgactacagtgaggagagcaatggatttgtcgtaatgtcttcccttctgccgCAACATGGGCTTACGTTTTGCGGTGGTATATTTATAAATGCGACACCTACCCAaaacccgatctgcgctgaataattataataattggttttttgggggaaaggaaatggcgcagtatctgtctcatatatcgttggacacctgaaccgcgccataagggaaggaataaaggagggagtgaaagaagaaatgaataggcgccgtagtggagggctccgaaataatttcgaccacctggggatctttaacgtgcactgacatcgcacagcacacgagcgccttagcgtttttcctccataaaaacgcagccggcccggtcgggttcgaacccgggaactccggattagtagtcgagcgccctaaccactgagccaccgcggcgggcatctgcactgaaggagtaggtgatttgtggtcaaccgtctttggttgtcgttggtctcgcaaggttaatGACTCACTCCCATAAAGAGGGGTCAGCTCAGAATCCGTCGAAGGccaagaagtgcgtaaaaagtgtaccttatattatttaaaggaaatttgagtttttagagatgaacacaTCGCGGAACGTCGCAAACCTCCTCTTCCTAATCTTTGGGTGAATCATGAgcttgccgttaaaaaatataaacactgatcgaacagttcgtttatgcggttgaatgtaagtaaataaatgttatttgagTCATTAATTCGTTGTGCTTACCCAAATGAAGCTTTAGAACTTACATACGCTCGGAGTGCCTTGTGCTTGTCAGTGaatggaacgaggaaaacgctacggacgaggatgatgagcgcagtgtaggtcgtaatttctaatctgtagcatatttccttgccatgagatgccTAACATTTCCTGTATACTGAGAAagaatttgatatatatatatatatatatatatatatatatatatatatatatatatatatatatatatatatatatatatatatatatatatatatatatatatatagaaagcggctcttttagggggaggggcagaaattctgtaacatatactattgtttctggtatacagtctgcgagttatatatatatatatatatatatatatatatatatatatatatatatatatatatatatatatatatatatatatatatatatatatatatatatatatatatatatatatatagaaagcggctcttttagggggaggggcagaaattctgtaacatatactattgtttctggtatacagtctgcgagttatacatgataaaaaatttatattttgcgctttgcagaccatctgtatatatgcactgcacagcattttttctttttcagcatcgctgaatgtggcacaaaATTCGCGTAGCTTACTCTATTGACACGTTTTGTGAtacttgaactgcgccaaatataattttatgAGCTGTTCGCACGCCTGATTCTGATAGTGTATGTAACGGGTGCGGAAAGTCTAGTATTTTTCTTCTTGGCAGCCGtctccagactcatacattccaGAACCCAGTTATGTGTAGACTTGATTATCCGTCACAATATTCAAATGTGTGCAAGCTATGTCACCACAACGCGGATCTCAACCATATATATTGGAAATGCCCTTTTGCccccctggagggaaaaaaatgtctgtcgcttgaccaatgggaggctctcctattcagcaccgatctgatgattcagacaagtgtcgtacaactggccgaagacgccgccacaagtcaggacattctggctgtcgtttaggcgaggggcctaaagcctctcaaactgttggaaataaaagttttacaatccatatgcagccaaaattgtgcgttgcggactatacactgcgtgcggactgtataccggatattacggtaaggcgataaaaatgcaacGAGTTCCAATCCAGCAGTTCACGAGTTGTcgccgaatttcgcgttacactgccgcgacctggatgctttttgaccacgaaaatcctcgcagtcgccgacgACAACAGATGGTACAGATCCTTCACAGTAACGTCGAGTCGCAgacaatcagtcgtaattacaccagcggtagccccatcgagaaggcttcccaaatattccgccatggggttaccagctgagaaccacttaccatgacatgggctctaaacaccgggaatcaaatcacgaacgccacagctcgcggtcataaaaccaagcggtagtcgacgaagtgggaacctatcctgtaatgcaaacgtactacggagacatacttgcgcccctcagggacatcaggaagcgctttcatacctgccatgcaaaacttggaaggatcacttaagctccgccctaagggtataacgcggtagcgcaatcggttaattaccatatatgcaaacggtcgttctctactttgcatccaaaaatacctgggcattcaatacctgggcaatcaagatcttgcgatttttcactcacaacaccgaaaacacgaacatcggcactggattttcgggtgaacggggcctttaccgctatcgcgttaagagttggtgatgctgacgctaaactgctatagagacaaagagctgtttacgccaggccctcgccggaaatatcgctcccgcttccaaccatagggctttcagatcacgaaagcTCGCGTGGCTTCCAAAGCACCTACCCTCTGTTTCTGTGGACACCACGCTAAGGGATTCTGAATCAATAGCGCCGAATTCAACACGGGTAATGTTCGTTGAGTATTAAGGATTGAGGGCTCCTCACAGTGGCGAATCGCCAAAGCCTTTGGCGACGAACCTTTCTGCGCTGCGTCCCGGGttagggctatgccgctcacagaagAACGAGATATGGGCCTTGTGGTTCGATCGCTACAGGTTCAGCAGCCCCGAGGAGCTCGACTATCGCTGAACAATGAATTGGTCAAGCAGCCTCAAATGCTACTCGATGTCCTGTCGGCGTCTTCTCATCGTGTTTTCCTTCCCTCAAGTAGAAGAGCCTCTCAAGGAAAGTGATACGATCGTCCTAGTATTGACGAAGATCCCGTCACTGATGTTTTtgttaaaaatcgtaaaaatatgaaacaaaagatgatggctagataatacgccaaaaaaactcagtcaaataacactgagaataataagcaaaatgtattctccgaagcgatgttctaaaaaccggctcgtctcatatcagtttcgacagcacagagaatttgccacatcatcTGACAGGAAGTATCCGAGACCAATAATAGCTCATCAAAACTTGTTTTCCTTAAGATCACCTTGCGTTCGCTCTAAAAGTGGTTCGATGAGAAGCTTTTAACAGATTTTAGAGTTTCGTCAAAATGTCGATAACGCCAGTCacacggctatttacagatgtgcgcacattgcaatacagtaaggTTCAGCTGCTTTGCAAGACCATCCTTGTGACGCAGTCCGGGCCTACGACATACTAAAGTGCACAAGCACCTGGCTCAAAAAGAAGGATCCATGACAAACAAACACTTTAttgtaaagcgaaagaaaaaagcgctgcacacaaaaaactaggcctctgcctgggtctccTCGAATTCCCCCTCGTCCTCAGGTGTGGActcctggtactgttggtattctgaCACCAGGTTGTTCAAGTTGGACTCTGCCTCGATGAACTCATactcgtccatgccctctccAGTATACCAatgcagaaaggccttgcggcggaacatagctgcaaaaaaaaatcatatatcAAGCAGGCCGGGTCACACTCCTAGAACTGTCCCCGAAAATGCGCTGTCCCAGAAACTCGACAGCAATGGGTACCTacaatgaaagcatgtgcttttaagaagcactttcaaatcaaacacgATGGTCACCTGTAAACTGCTCGGAGATCCGCCTGAAAAtctcttgaatggctgtgctgttcccaatgaaagtagcagacatcttcagacctcgaggcggtatgtcacagacagctgtctttacgCTGTTCGGGATCCATTCAACGAAGTGACTCGACTGCTTGTTCTGgatgttgagcatctggtcatcgacttcccgcatgctcatttggcctctgaagactgcagcaactgtcaggtaacgaccgtggcgggggtcgcaagcagccatcatgtttttggcatcaaacatctgttgcgtcagctccagcacagtcagagcccggtactCCTGGCAGCCGCGGGACGTGAGTGGAGCGAATCCAGTCAGGAAGAAGTGGAAgcgagggaagggcaccatgttaacggccagcttgcgaagatcagcattcagctgcccaggaaatctgtgaggaatgggacggtgcttgattagaagcccgcttaattcacaaggggagagagaatttaGAGGTATGTTGGGCGCTCTTGTTTGGGAACAGTCAGAACAAGATTGTGGTAAGATTGTGGAGCAGCTACAACGGTCAGTGGAGGCATCTTGTAGAATATCGCGATTGTTGCGCGGTGTTCAttcaaagcttttgaatatcgggtcatcaaatttgaaattcagttctcttcacgccagtgcagacaacgaagcccaatgaaagaacgaactcatgaaaatttcagaagtgacatagtttacactttgccagtctGTTCTAGAGAACATTAAAACTGCATGCCTGTTATGTGCCTCAGCCAAATTACAACGGCGGAGAAACAAACCAGCTCCAGTAAGATAACATGATTTCTTCGGTTGCTGGTTTCGATTCAttggcaaaatcacaaaaaataaaaatggattcttCACGTGGTCACTGCTTCGTATCCAGCTTCAAAGGTTATACAAATTACTACATTAGGAGAACATCGATGGGTATTAACTTCACCGGTCTGCCGGTTGTCGTGGCACTTTAGAATTATGTGATCGTTCTCCAGGCCCTAAACCACCATCTCCCAACAATGGCAACCAGTATTTATTAAATACTGACTGCTCAGCAGGCTAATGTTGTACTCTGCTCCCAACGTCCTCAGAAAGTGCCACTATTTATCGAAGAAAAACTTCCATACCAAAACGTGGGAATTTGTATTCCCTTTTCCCAAAGAGAAAACGGGGATAACTGATTTCAATGTACGTGATGCTTTATATGGAGGTCCTGTACGCTAGGATTAAGGAgctgaacgagataaatgtgcGCTTTATAAAGGAGAAAAAGTTCAAAAAGTATTCTCCACTGACACACACCTAAATTATTTCCAAGAGATTTGAGATGTTTGCTTTTGAACAGAGTAGTTTTTCATCATTTACAGCGCGAGGCCTTAATTTACCTTTTCGCCTCATGGGTTTTTTGAGGTACAGTGGTTAAACACGGCCATTTTATTCCCAATGTGTGCAATCGCATGCCGTAGATTAGGCGCCGCTCCATTATTCCCGACGACAGCCGCCTTCTCGttattgctgccgctgccgaattctctttccttgaagtgctttaaaagcttccttgagcagctgcttggctggctatagcaggtgcggtgtttgttagtttttatgcggacggtgagggtgcttttatttgctttcttgctcgtcattgtattttccgaaaatattgccaccacatgcacttcatacatggagattagctgtaatgtattactctaaatattttgtaaaagaccttggcgaccgcagtctttgcagtgcttgttccataTTGAACCGATAACTGCCGTCGGAACTAGCAATTCGGCGGATGGTGTCGACCTCTTTGGGCTCTTTATGAACATGCATGAGGCGCTTA comes from the Amblyomma americanum isolate KBUSLIRL-KWMA chromosome 1, ASM5285725v1, whole genome shotgun sequence genome and includes:
- the LOC144132331 gene encoding tubulin beta-4 chain-like isoform X3 — its product is MREIVHIQTGQCGNQIGAKFWEVISDEHGIDPSGAYHGDSDLQLERINVYYNEASGQSGAGNNWAKGHYTEGAELVDSVLDVVRKEAESCDCMQGFQLTHSLGGGTGSGMGTLLISKIREEYPDRIMNTYSVVPSPKVSDTVVEPYNATLSMHQLVENTDETYCIDNEALYDICFRTLKLTTPTYGDLNHLVSATMSGVTTCLRFPGQLNADLRKLAVNMVPFPRFHFFLTGFAPLTSRGCQEYRALTVLELTQQMFDAKNMMAACDPRHGRYLTVAAVFRGQMSMREVDDQMLNIQNKQSSHFVEWIPNSVKTAVCDIPPRGLKMSATFIGNSTAIQEIFRRISEQFTAMFRRKAFLHWYTGEGMDEYEFIEAESNLNNLVSEYQQYQESTPEDEGEFEETQAEA